GTTTTACCAATATCAAGCGCAGCATAGATGAGCACTTGAGGCATAACAGATGGAAGCAGGTGCCGGAACATAATGATGAACGGTCCACTTCCCGCTACACGAGCAGCTGCGATATAATCCTTTTCTTTTTCAGACAGAACAATACCCCTCACTATTCTTGCATATCCTGTCCAGTTGATTAGTACGATGGCAATAATCATATTGCTGAGGCTCGGTCCAAGAAAACCGGAAATGGCAATGACCAGCATGAAATCCGGCAATATGCTCAGCCCATCCACCGTACGCATGATGAACTGATCCGTACGTCCTCCAGCATATCCTGACAGCACGCCAAGCGGAATACCAATAAGCATAACAATAATAATAACCATTCCGGCAATTCCGAGTGTTGTTTCCGCACCAGCTACAAGGCGTGAGAATAAACATCTCCCCATATGGTCTGTGCCTAACGGATACTGAGCACTTGGCGGTGCAA
This sequence is a window from Paenibacillus urinalis. Protein-coding genes within it:
- the nikC gene encoding nickel transporter permease, coding for MLSANRKLNAGRYRVSIFQKVFADPMILIGAGILLFMILLVIFGPVLVPNDPLTVNMAERLAPPSAQYPLGTDHMGRCLFSRLVAGAETTLGIAGMVIIIVMLIGIPLGVLSGYAGGRTDQFIMRTVDGLSILPDFMLVIAISGFLGPSLSNMIIAIVLINWTGYARIVRGIVLSEKEKDYIAAARVAGSGPFIIMFRHLLPSVMPQVLIYAALDIGKTILVISSLSYLGLGAQPPSPEWGAMLNDGRSYFQSVPELMIYPGVAIMLVVVAFNLIGEGLGDILNPRSMQHKPNRRGIFRRVITRSRS